CATACCCCAGCAAACCCTATAAAACAAAAGGGGACAGAAATGCAAAAACAGCAAAATCAAACTAGTAAAAAATATGAGGGCGTGCGCTCTAAAGCCCTAAGCAATGGCGATATAGCTTATTATGTGCGATTTATGGATAAAGAGGGTAAGCGACAAGAAGTCAAGGTAGGCACAAAAAATGAGGGGTGCAGTGAGAAAAAAGCTAGTATTGAGCGCGCTAGGCTTTTACAGGAAGTAAAAGAGGCGAAAAATATGCAAAATCCAACTATACAAGAGATTATGCCGCGATATTTGCGCATTTTGGAGCTGCACACAAAAAGTGAGACTTATAGAGACTACAAAGGGCAGTGTGAGCTGCATATCCTACCTGCATTTGGTGCGTATAAAATCCAAGATATTAGCCCAAAGCATATCAATGATTTTATGCTGCATCTAGCGCAAAATAAAAGCAACAAAACCATAAATAAGCTTATCGATAGGCTTAATAATCTCATAGAGTGGGCAAAGAATGAGTATGATTTGGTTTTTAGAAATCCCACTCAAGCTGTAAAGCGTCTCAAAGTCGATAATGCGCGCGAGCGGTTTATGTCTAAAGACGAGGTGAGTGCGGTTTTAAAAGAAGCACAAAAGATAGATAATGAGATGTATGCATTTTTTGCGCTGGCATTTTGCACTGGTGGGCGGCTAAACACGCTGAGAAATATCAAGCTAGAGCATATTGATTTTGAAAGCGGCACTATCGCGCTGCAGGATTTTAAGAATAATTCCAAATACAGCGGCTTTTTGGACACCCAAGCGCGCAAAGCTTTAGAGGTATATCAAAAACGCGCACAAAATGAGATTTTTACCACACCCGAGCGCACCTTTAGACGCCGCGCACAAAGGCTGCTTAACACGCTCTTTAATCAACACACTGCACCAAATGATAGAAAAAATAAGGTCGTAATCCACAGCACGCGCCACACTTTTGCTTCACATCTTGCCATAGCAGGCACGCCCATTCACATTATCCAAAAGCTTCTTAACCACAAAGATATAAAAATGACTATGCGTTATGCGCATCTTTTACCCCAAAGTGGCGCGGAGTATGTGGCTAAGCTGTGGGAGGCGTAGGGGATTTGGCAAGGGATATGGCTTTCATAATCATATAAAATCCATTTTTGCCTATACCAAACTCACTATTGCCATCAAGCTCATTTTGCAGGAGCTTAAGCATTTTGTGTAAAAACTCATTATGCTCAAAGTGGTTTTTAAACTCCTGCTCACACCTCCACACCACCACGCAAAGCACCCTGTATCTCATATCTTGGGATTTTAGCTGCTCTGCTAAAAAATACCCAAGCCAAGTGTAAGTTTTGTAAAAA
The sequence above is drawn from the Helicobacter jaachi genome and encodes:
- a CDS encoding tyrosine-type recombinase/integrase, encoding MQKQQNQTSKKYEGVRSKALSNGDIAYYVRFMDKEGKRQEVKVGTKNEGCSEKKASIERARLLQEVKEAKNMQNPTIQEIMPRYLRILELHTKSETYRDYKGQCELHILPAFGAYKIQDISPKHINDFMLHLAQNKSNKTINKLIDRLNNLIEWAKNEYDLVFRNPTQAVKRLKVDNARERFMSKDEVSAVLKEAQKIDNEMYAFFALAFCTGGRLNTLRNIKLEHIDFESGTIALQDFKNNSKYSGFLDTQARKALEVYQKRAQNEIFTTPERTFRRRAQRLLNTLFNQHTAPNDRKNKVVIHSTRHTFASHLAIAGTPIHIIQKLLNHKDIKMTMRYAHLLPQSGAEYVAKLWEA